CACCTCTCACAATTCTTTTGAATGGTTATGTTCTGTATGAAAAAGTGACTggatctgctaaatgaataattgtAAGTATTATGTACTTTACAATTTCTtgttaatttaacattttgattGCTAGCCTGCATGTAAAAACTCTGTCCCCTCATTACCATATGGACAAAGaaatacagaagaagaaaaaaaaaacacaatatgtgaacaaataaatatagatatcaGCTACTGCTGCTCTATATATTATTCTGAAGAATTTCAACATTGGAAATTTAGCATTGATTGTTTGCTCATCATCATTATGTTGTAGCAGTTAGTAAACATCTTTTTTCCACATCTActctaatagttttttttttttttttttttttttttttttacattgtgttgtATTGGTTCTGCAGGCACGGCTGCCAGTAAAATGGATGTCACCTGAAAGCATATTTGAATGTCTTTACACGGTACAGAGTGATGTCTGGTCATACGGTGTGCTTCTGTGGGAGATCTTTTCTCTGGGTAGGTGAATTGACTTGTTtaacatacataaaaaagaagACATGAACTGAAGAAAActtagaaaaatgtaaaacttaaagtaaacttaaaaaaaaaatctattttgttgGTGTTAcggtgttttctgtttttaggtATGAGTCCTTATCCCAATGTTGTGATTGATGCACAGTTCTATAAGATGATTAAAGACGGTTATCACATGCCACAACCAGATTTTGCCCCTCATGAAATGTGagtttaaaagcatttataaagttTTGAGAAAGAAATAATAAGTGATAAGCAAATCTATATATATCAAGTGACCTGACCTCCTATAGGTACAcaataatgaaaatgtgctggAGCCTGGAACCAACCCTGCGTCCGACTTTTGCCAACATCACAGAACTTATTGCAAAGTTACTGCCAAATCAACCCAGCGAGGTGAGACACACTGTAAGAGCCATTCCCTCTGTTGTAAAAGCAACTAGTCTGGACTCTTTGCATAACTAagaatgttaaagggatactccaccccaaaatgaaaattttgtcattaatcacttacccccatgttgttccaaacccgtaaaagcttcgttcgtcttcagaacacaatttaagatatgttggatgaaaaccaggaggcctgtgactgtcccatagactgccaaataaataacagtgtcaaggtccataaaagatatgagaGTCGTcgtcaaaatactccatctgccatcagacgtgcaatctgggttatatgaagcaacgggaacactttttgtaagcgaagaaaacgcCACAAggatcatccacgccacaaggatgtgctttTTTCTTCAAATCAGGGctaaatacagtagaaacagcgcatccttgtggcgcggatgacacagaagagcatacatgGCATAcaatgatatggagagacacagaggagactgttgacaaaggaattgttgaataaagtcattatttttgctttctttgcttataaaaagtgttcctgttgcttcatataacccagattgcacgtctgatggcagatggagtattctgacgacgactttcataccttttatggaccttgacactgttatttatttggcagtctatgggacagtcacaggcctcctggttttcatccaaaatatcttaaattgtgttctgaagacgaacaaagcttttatgggtttggaacaacacgggggtaagttattaataacaaaaaagttcattttgtggtggagtaaccctttaacttgttagttttttttttttaaagaagaattaggcataatcaataaattatgcataatttactgcctttgtgtaaataatatgtaatcatgtaatcaataaaaaactaACTATAATCTaattataagcattttaaaatgtaattataagtattgaatttttggaatctgattacgtaatcctaCCCAGCACCATACAGAGGCAATGTACATACACAACTTCACTGGCAGATGAATTCAAATGAGTTATGCTGTACTTCCAACAGCACTGTATGCAATCATACAACCATAGCAATACCTTATCAATACATATGAACAGCTGCAACACATAATTGAAATGCTGTATTTAATGTATGTAGGACGTACTGTAAAAGCTTCTTCTCTTCAGCAGAACAATGAAGACATGTATCCAGAGTTTCAGAGGCACCAGATGAGAAAACAGTGTGACACAGAGTCAGTCTGCAGAGACGAGGACCAGCCTTTAATGAGGAGAAGTTTGACCTAACATATCAAACTCAAACAAAGGCCTATTTTTCATATCTGTATTTAGAAGTAGAGCTAACAAGATGAGCAGAATTTCTATACACTGCtatgttttctgtctttttaatGATGACTTTGTAAAATCATGCTGtatcattttataattgtttcatAGCAGATCATTTTGCTGATAGCACACACAGTACATCACAGAgacatctgcatttacatctgcaagacgtatttttatTTGCTCTTCTGCAGTACGTCTATAGGACATTTCCTATCagttttatgtttatgatttagaatgtatgtaaaacggacatcttaaagacgtctatcagatgtttgtacacagcagatgctttccagatgaagccatctttaacagacatcttgcagacgtccGATTAGTATTTTACCAACTTTTTACAACTACGGCAGCCAACACATTATCAAGCATTTTTTCTACTGTACTTCTTTCTTCAAATATGTTTATTCTttctttgtaacatttatttttctatttgctTTGTAGATGCagcagctgttttttattttgtatgcatgtcacTGATTGTAATGTATATCTGGAACGAGTAAAACATAAGTAAACTACAGTAACATTACATTCATTTGTCTTTCAAACTGCAAATACATAGCGTGTACGTTTTaagcatttctaaaaataaataataagtgcGCCACAATTTTGGTAGTCCCATGTTAGTAAACGAAGTATATTTCTTTTCACATTGTACATTAAGTTCACCTTAGGGATTAAGATTCTAAACACTAGTGGAAAAAATTACATGAGAAAAACCTGAGTATAGAGTCGCAAATGATGTGCAATACAAGGCTGCTGAGCTGCACAAATCAGGAAGTGCACTCATCTATTAGGTTAATATTTAGACTTTAAGAATCAGCCTGGAAGCAGACATGTGTCTATATTGACCTCATCTACAGTAAAAAGGATGGTTTGAGTGACCAAACATTGTCCAAAGAACAAAGCTGGATAATTTCAGGCATTAACTAAAATTGTTAGAGAAAGTTGTCATCAAACAATAAGCTCAAGCACTTTACCAAACATTATTGTATCTTTAATGTGACAgtttgctgcccactgctctgtgtgtgtgtgtgtgtgtgtgtgtgtgtgtgtgtgcgtgtgttcacttgaaagggttaaatgcagaggacaAATTCCATGTATGGGACACCagacttggccacacgtcactttcactttttcacttttttttttttggaaaaagggTGTTTTGCTGGTAACATCAAAGTAATGGCAAGTATGTAAACAGCATTGAAGAGGTTTGCCTGTGACatgtaaacatttgaataatcttaTCCTTTACAGTACttatgtttacatactgtacactgaAGGAAAACAGGCTTTTTGAAGAAAGCTGCATTCTGAAACATCACGCAAATGCTGGTTCCTTACAGCTACTGTTTAGAGAAccaaaagaagatgttttaaaGTCTCTTTCAAGGAACGTTAGTTCACTTGACCAactctatcagtttaaatgaataaataccactgatctataatagagaatataataataataataataataataataataatttaaatttggtaaggttaaattgtaattgtattttaataattttaatgttagaTTGATTTTAACCATCTTCGGAGTCTTGgataaataagtgattagaaacaacattaattttgatgcattattatttacttttatttatttattggtgcagtgtccatttttttaaaactaccattcacacacacacacatatttctcaGCATAcacataaatgcatttttcttttatttgttttttgttgaagtgtccatttattttatgtttaagattgttttattatttacaaaatagcaatttaaaatgtatttaaataactatttgcatagtgagtattttaaaatttgtttttttaaatgtttttatattgatttttgatttgtgtgttttgttttgtttattatttttgatttattttttatgatttcaggAAAGAGGAGACAGTCATGAACAGATTAAGaatagaaaacaataaattaaatactttatattatagGTAGCATTAAACTGGATTTTGTGAACATGATCAAACACCAGAAGCTATAGAGAATGTGCAGGAAGAACTGGAACATACTGGGATGCGGTGGGAGTAAACAAGGCAGGAAATAAATATCGTGTCCAAATCAAAACAGCATTAATGTTGCGAATATGACAAGCTGCTCTGTGTAGGAGTTCATTAACTCCAGAAGATGGCAGTAACGCAATATTAAGGATGCGTTTACTTGGGAGTTTGTTAGTAACGCAATATTAAGGATGCGAGATTTAGTTTGATgctgatgatggatggatgggtgtaTTATGAGATGAGCGATCGGTTTGTAAAACCAGGTAAGAGagtacagaaataataataaaactcgtGATTTAGATCTTACGCGTGAAGAGTCGCGCTCGAGGCAGAGGTTCATGTTGTCATCACTGTCTTTCGTCGCTCTCATTCATTCCCGGATACATTAATTCGGAAGTTTTCCTGATATTTCCTGGGAGCTGTGAACGAGGACTAATGCAGAAAGACCAACCTAATGCTGACTGTTAAACAAATGAGTGTTTCTCATGTTCTGAGACGTGCCAGCTGCTCTGGTGTTAATTACACGACATGCATACAGTCTCATTTCTAGATCTCAGCAGGGCTGtcaggttattaaaaaaaaaaacaaaaagctgctATGCAAAAACCACAAACCAAACTTCTCATAGTAaaataggtagaaaaaaaaaactcccacccaggggtgcgtttcccaaaagcatcctTAGTTAACTATGGTAGTTAGttacattgaaaaaataaaaaaaaaaaaaaaaaaaataaataaataaataataataataataataataataataaaatcattagaAATCTAAATTATTTGATCTCTACTAGACTATTCGGTCTATATTTGCATATTggctaaatgtaggctactataaaattgtcaatttattttcttgcccctgaaatacactttttaattgtttttagttgaaactaaatatattttcatttttaaaaatatatttaattgagctTCACTATTCAcagcatatacagtatttatcatatatgtttaaaatacagtttgaccagatttttatttatttaattttttttccttcctgTATGGGCTTAGCAGTAACAGTTTGTTTCCCAGCACTTTCTGGGAATGTTAGTTTTCGGTTATTAAAAAAACTACGTTGTTCACCAAAAATAACCGAACGGGAACCATATGGAAATGCTCTGTGTTTACTGGATAATGCATTCATGTCACGTCATctcataattacagtaattctgTCACAGTAATCAGAAAGTTCTGAGTAATAAAGCATCATCATTATCTTACTTTAatagcaaaattacaaaatttggcatttttttttgggggggggggtggtcctGTACGTatactttgagttttttttttttggggtggtcCCTGagtgttttgtaaattatatgaaattttttttgtttttaacttataAGAGAAATTGTTGGAAGCACAGAGGAAGAATAAATGTGCTTAGGGTTCACAGTTATGAGAAACCTGGATCAAACTACATGCACAAGCCTCATTTTCACTCTCTGTTGAGTCTTTTTAATTGGCACAAGCAGAGGCGGGTGGAGTGGAGAGCCGGTGTTTGGGTCTGGGTGTTTTTATGTgcagaaattaaaagaaataatttagaGATTTGGTCATTTTGGGGGGAATTTAAACACCTTAAAATTACCTTTAGAAAACATAGATGGTTAAATACGGTACGCGAGGGTCCGCGCTCACTCATAGTGTTGCTTTTTGCGCAGGTAATCAGGAGCACGGATGGAACGACCCACCGCAGTTTTCATACGGCTTACAGAAGGATTCAGGTGGACTAAAGAGAAATCTTCTCAACAAGAGAGTGCATGCGCCCCAGTTCACAGGTCACGCTCATCCCACTGTTTACTGTGATCGTCTATCTTGATTCACCTGTTCACATGTCTGCTGCAAATGACAGATTGTATCTTTGCACAACTGTTGTACTGTATGGACTGTATTTTCAAAGCCTGAATGAAATGGATTCATCACAGAGTTCTCCggttaatcatgattaatcatgtTAGATGCCGTTAATCATATCAAAATCTTTACGGTCAAGCTATCTCAGTTTTAAAGTTGGTTGCATGACTATTTTTAGTTGTCCTTTATTGACTGATTGAACGATTACCTCTATTTATTGGTATTGcaaaaccttatttttattttttttacttgctttaacaagtgttgtttttgaatgattgacatactgttatagtttttattaatatttttgaatgagtttttatttttgttttctgttttaattatagttttagttttttttttttgttattttctttacaaatatatatgtctatgtagtttttatttatttacaaaaacacatgtacaCGTGCAAATCAGACAGACGGCCTCGGACGAGTTCAGAAACATGAATGtgatggaattttttatttttttttgctgagatgtTTAAGCATATGACCATCTGGGCTCTGGAGAAGTCAGAGGGCTTTTTATTCTAGCCATTTCCGTTCTGAATATAAGCggacatgtaaatatattaaatgtaaacatatttaaagaTGATAAAAGAGATGCAAAAATGTAACGTTTTTAAGTGTAATTCATCTGCGACTTTATAACACTATAACACAAATTGatataaacacaaaatgaatTCTAAACGGTTTATTTTCCAACGGTAGACTCTGGATCAGATATGCAGTCCCCAGCAGTGGCGAAGCTAACGCCGCCCCGGGGAATGAATCCTCCTCCGATGGACAGCAGCACCCAACCGTCCGTATGTCCAAAAACTCCCTCCGATGGAAAGATAGAGGTGGTAGAGCTGCAGACAGAGCCATCCATTGAAGATGTGCAAGAGCCACTGTATGGGGCACTGAATGTGTGCAGACATACTGTAAAGGTAAGGTCAATGGTGAAATGTTGAAACTGGTTGAGGTTCAAGAGCCTTTCAACTAGTgggaaatggacaaaaaaaaaaaaattatatatatatatatatatatatatatatattttgttaaagttttaccAATATAAAACAACCCATCTGAAACTAAGgattttattgcaaataaattgaaccagggttattatagtttaactaaaaccataaaaagtttttttttacttgaaataaaaaaaaaaaacttatttcaactAGTTATCTatgtaacatttcatattttcatttaatttaaattgatgcactaaaataaaaaaatacaaaaatctgtataaaataagatatttaaaaactaataaaaatgacaaaacacacaaaagattTACTaagattttaactaaaattaacaagcataaaatataaaaataaaattaattcaaaaacaataatagtatctcagtgataataaaataacatactgtATCACATAACATCCAACAAATATTTAAAGTtgttgcaaggaaaaaaaaaaatctcacaccTTGTAACAGGTCCTCATTTAATTCCAAACCCttatagatattaattattttcttgccattatatttatttttatttgttagagTGGAGAAATGGAAATTCATGTTCCTGTTGTTACCTTGAGTTGTCACTGTTTTTTAGAAACAAATTTGTGATGATGTGGAAAGACGTCTGAAGCTTTTTGAGGACATGTGGAGAAGTGGAAAACTCTCTCCTTTGGTCAAACACAGGATGCATAGATTGTCCCAAGGTGAGTCTTTTTCACCTTCACACACTGGTTCTGTTTGTCATAAAGTATCGCAAAAgaagtttttaaaggggtcatgaaatggagAATGACAATGTTCTTGATATTAACACATATGAGAGGttactctaaaataaaaacacatggaaAGTTTCAGAACTTAAACTCCGTGGTTTAGAATATGagctattcttttctattcttctGAAACGCTCGAATTTGAAATTGAGAGAATCGTGACGTCATGATTTCTGATCAGCTCATGTCTGTCCATCAATCACAAGAGCCATACTGCTGTTGGATACTCCGTGGATGTAAAAGGACCTGCACCTCCAAAAACTTTAAATAGCCTTCTTAAAGATCCGAGCATTAGAAATGCATGGctgaattttatttgtaatgacaTGCATGAGATTTAGATTTTTTCCAAATGACTTAATCAGcacataaatgtatacataaaaactttaatttcgcCCCGTTTTAGGACATTTCTGAAACtcattattcatttgtttagaCTGCTGTGGTCTTGATGAAAGTTGACAGAAGAATGAAAAACATGTTACTGTAGATGTGCTTTGTTTCAGACCTGAAAAGTAAAAAGTGGGATGCCGCTGATGAGATCCACAGAGGCCTGATGGTGGATCATGTTGCTGAAGTCAGTCAGTGGATGGTGGGAGTCAAGCGTCTCATCGCTGAAGCTCGGAGCCTGAACCCAGAACAAGTCATCAGCTGCACTCATCCAGGCTCATGAGGACTGTATGATGGCCATTCCTTTGAAAACCCATGTTGCTTTATATAAGTTGCCAAAGTGATTTATTAACTTATGTTAAGTTTCGAATAATCCACCTTTAAAAATGTACCCATTTTCATCTACATCCTCTaatatcatttcttttttctagAGTGGTGCCGGGGAACAGTCTTCCATTATTTTTCATCATGATAAAGTGAAAATAATGTAGATATTAAGTATTACTAGTGTATATAAAATTCTGCTTTTAAAAAGTGGCTGAGTTTTAATACTTcagccaatcacacacacacacacacacacacacacacacacacacacacacacacacacacacacacacacacacacacatatatgtatatatgtatgtataatctCAGTGGCTATCTTCAAATGTTCTCTTGAAAAAGCTGTCAATTATGATGTGCAATAAAATAGGTAAAAACCTCGCCTCAGACTGTTTGCCTTTATAACATGCATagatcaaaacaacaaaagtaaaGGCCttcttaaatgtaaatgcattccaTGACGTGCAATCACATTTatgtgaattaaaatattttaattcttggtattatattaaaacaaagaataccaatatagtattattaaaaaaaaggttattttctaACCAGTAGGTGGCACTGTTCCTAAACTGCATTGGTACATCAGAATTTTTACACAGACAGGTTGACAAGTGACGAGACAcggataacaaaataaaaattagtgaataaaaatgtaaaagcaatACACAATAGACCATTGGTTTTCAAACtggtcctgcaagcacccctagcacctcacattttgtatgtctccctatatctaacacacatttcaggtcttgcagtctttactaatgagctgattagttgaatcaggtgtgataggtAAGGGAGACACAAAAAAGTGGACAGTGCTGGGGGTGCTAGCAGgactggtttgaaaaccactgcaatagacaaagtgacagtaaacagtGTATTGTATGTACAGATGTCAAATATACAGCTTTATTCAGAGCTAGGCATGTCAAGGAAGCCATAGCACACAGGAAGGTTGAAGTTTGGCACACAGATAAGCAGCAATTGTTCAGGTTTGAGCACTATATTAACCCTCTGGTATTGTTCATTTGGAAGACACATTGTTGGTCACGGTCAAAAGGGACTGActcctgaaatgtaacttttttttttttccagttaaatcaatgtaatatatttttgtccaataatattttttcttttttattttgagagaatGTCATGGTActaattaacatttatgcataaaTTATGACCAATTTTCCCcattgaaaataatacattttttttcctaatttttttttattacttattacaaTTATGGCAGtattacatgttaaaattgagacaatgcctttaaaatccaatttttaaAGGCAGATTAGTCCCATCTGGTGGGagtaaacaaagaaaaacatctgCAATTCCATGGTTTAGCCACTAGATTCCTATAGAGCTCTGTATAAAAGGCTTATAAGTTCTCTAGTTGTCTTTAGACATAAATACTTACTTTTATTAAGTTGTGGAGTGTGTCTATTTAGCACTATTGATATTTTAGAGTGTCACCCCTTTATTGCTGTGCAGAAAGATTctctgtattttcatatttttgtgtatttcccattcatttcccaTGGCAAAcccaaatgtgacttttttttttttttttttttttttaccacgtTTAGCTTTTTGAATCaagtatataaatttatttatttatttgtttatttagtggtCACATAGCGACGGCCATATAAGTCGCTgagcgatttaaaaaaaatgcaaaaaaaaaaaaaaaaaaaaaaaaattcagtctaaATGACCGAACACCAGAGGGTTAAGCATTACACAGACAGTATGCACCAATATGAGACAATGCATCCTACATTTCAGGGCGATGGAAATGCATCATTTTCACTGCTAACCTCATTAACAGTGCCTACTGTTCTCTGTTTGGAAACACGTTTTTCTCGCCACCTGATgttttgtgaaaattgtttatGTTTCATTGAGGTGTTACAGTCTTTTGATAATATTAGGACTaccagatcatatttattttactttaagaaTTTTTCATTTAATCGAAGGTTTTGGCACTTAAAACCAAACCGGAAATGAACATTCAACTAGTGGAAACATTTGGTACTGCGCCCAAACAAAATTTTActgaaagctattttttttttcagatatcaacctcaaatttggaacacactAGATTAGATTTACATTAtgattttagagtaaaacatgttttggaaaatatatatttaataaaaaattttgtgCATTCTTCATAATAAGAAAACTACACTCCTAGAACTTTTTTCTTattcacttcaaaaaaaaaaaacttatttcagcaaTAATCTGTcaagtgtcttctttaaaagGAGACAGAACTTAAGTCTGTGCTGAAAAGCATTCAAGATTTACAAcagtttcattttgaaatttcattttCAGGTCTATGCTCAAAATGGGATTAACAGGTAATAAATGGATTATATCTATCCCATAAATATAATTCAATACCATAAATCCTCTACAGatacaaaatattcaataaaataaaatatagtagcCTAAATTCATTGCATTGAAATTAAAAAGCTTTATGTCTCCCAACCccgtttcatgctgactttaataaCAACATACACTTCTCAAAATGAGTCACCAACAGATAATTTTTAAGATCATCTGCAACAAATACACAATGACAGCTACAACACTTTGTAAAGCACTTTTATTTATAAGCCCGGTTGCATTAGAGCCAAACTGCAAAAAGTACATCTTACTCAGAAAACAATATCATACCCACCcactttttaacaataaaaacagcatgCCTCAacaaaacacagtatatatacgTCAAAAACTATCAAAAGATGCTGTTAGGCCTTTCATAAACTGTGCTTAAACCATAAAGAAGACAAAAACATCAAAGAGGCCAGAAAGCAGCTCTCTTTCAGTAGCCGTTTACAATGAACCACGTTACTAGAAGACATAGAAAAGGTTtccatgcattttatttctttcagttttaaatgtCTAAGGagttaaataatgtgaaaatgaaGAGGAAAACTTTGGTTCTGCAATGACAATtgaataataattcaatattaagAATGGATCTTTGTCAAATGTGCCACAAGTAGAATAAAAGTGTTTAGATATAACCAGAAAAAGAATAGTAAAGATTACAGTTTGTTTTCTGTTGACGACAGTGTATCACACAATCCAACCGGATGAATAGCAGCTTTTATACAGCCATGGCAAAATGattgataaaatgaatgaaacaacataaaaatcGTGCATACAGCCATCACGTTAACATTCttgctttacaaaataaatactaaGACTCAAGAAGCAATAAATGACAAATCTGACTATGCTCATACAGttttactaataaaaatgtaactggtTTAGTAAATCCGAACACACGTTATTAATCCGTGCATATAAGATgcgaaaaacattttaatatacctTACAAATGTTTAGATAAGACAGAGATGCAGTTGCTCTGCAGATAACAGATATTCACCAGCAATAGTCTGAATACAATATCAACAAGTTCAAATCTTTTTGACCATCACTATATAGAGTTAGCAATGTCCACTTTCTCGTTTGAATAACTTTGATTGTTCGTGTTAATAAATAAGAATGTGCATTTGTTGACCGTCACAGTAAAGACTGATCAAGCAAATAgagcattttaaaaagacatcagTAGATAAACACATCAACACTGATTATTGAAAGCTCTCTCTCCAGCAACACGCTTCCATTGAATCTGAATAGAAGTTAAGCCCGGACATCAAACGCACCCTTAAGAGCTGTTTCAAGAGACTTCCTtttgtaataaaaagaaaaaatccctGAATCCTAAATACAAAAGGAAGAACAAATACACCAGCTCTACTGGAAGAACTTTATCAAAGTGCTCTGAGCACACCACACCAGACCCGGATCTGAAAACCCTGTACG
This window of the Cyprinus carpio isolate SPL01 chromosome A21, ASM1834038v1, whole genome shotgun sequence genome carries:
- the sra1 gene encoding steroid receptor RNA activator 1, which produces MSDRFVKPGNQEHGWNDPPQFSYGLQKDSGGLKRNLLNKRVHAPQFTDSGSDMQSPAVAKLTPPRGMNPPPMDSSTQPSVCPKTPSDGKIEVVELQTEPSIEDVQEPLYGALNVCRHTVKKQICDDVERRLKLFEDMWRSGKLSPLVKHRMHRLSQDLKSKKWDAADEIHRGLMVDHVAEVSQWMVGVKRLIAEARSLNPEQVISCTHPGS